A window of the Synechococcus sp. M16.1 genome harbors these coding sequences:
- a CDS encoding ATP-dependent Clp protease proteolytic subunit: MPIGTPSVPYRLPGSQMERWVDIYTRLGVERILFLGSEVNDGIANSLVAQMLYLDSEDSSKPIYLYINSPGGSVTAGLAIYDTIQYVKSEVVTICVGLAASMGAFLLAAGTKGKRVALPHSRIMIHQPLGGTSRRQASDIEIEAREILRMKEMLNRSLADMSGQSFEKIEKDTDRDYFLSAEEAKEYGLIDRVISHPNEA; encoded by the coding sequence ATGCCGATCGGTACCCCCAGCGTTCCCTACCGCCTGCCCGGCAGCCAGATGGAGCGCTGGGTCGACATCTACACCCGTCTCGGGGTGGAGAGGATCCTCTTCCTTGGCTCTGAGGTCAATGACGGCATCGCCAACAGCCTGGTGGCCCAGATGCTCTATCTGGACTCGGAAGACAGCAGCAAGCCGATCTACCTCTACATCAACTCCCCCGGCGGCTCCGTCACGGCTGGACTGGCGATTTACGACACCATCCAATATGTCAAGAGCGAGGTGGTGACCATCTGCGTTGGCCTTGCTGCATCCATGGGTGCCTTCCTTCTCGCGGCTGGCACCAAAGGCAAGCGGGTCGCCCTGCCCCACAGCCGGATCATGATTCACCAGCCCCTCGGAGGCACCAGCCGTCGCCAGGCCAGTGACATCGAGATCGAAGCACGGGAGATCCTGCGGATGAAGGAGATGCTCAACCGCTCCCTGGCCGACATGAGTGGCCAGAGCTTCGAGAAGATCGAGAAGGACACCGACCGGGACTACTTCCTCAGCGCCGAAGAAGCCAAGGAATACGGCCTGATCGACCGCGTCATCTCCCATCCGAACGAGGCCTGA